From a single Lolium rigidum isolate FL_2022 chromosome 7, APGP_CSIRO_Lrig_0.1, whole genome shotgun sequence genomic region:
- the LOC124671289 gene encoding E3 ubiquitin-protein ligase RNF14-like gives MATASVGATTSRALEPQSDPSPKFLSEASSSSSSSSSRAAEAEARQVWCHDGADADVLDLDSPWVAAAEAESRLEEAAMDAAAAGLRLHAVGEADEIRNNQERQDDELMALEAIYGDDLVELENKGGLRYFQIFIRYDLHDDAEVCAKLSSANKKTKCGACPDDDATKEHNVGSDDFSYTCNFEYLPPLILTCLFPKSYPSKEPPYFTVTSKWMDEPNVSQLCEMLDTIWAELTGQEVVYQWVEWIHNSSLLHLWFDGKIMLGQDTPTYRRDRRAISRSLPLESTIPSMLTYSSKKHYQAFLDDLHTCMICLNQTKGSNFIKLPCHHLFCMKCMETLCSMHVKEGTLFQLVCPDAKCNTSIPHYLLKRLLNEEEFERWDRLALEKALDSMADVVYCPKCVIACVEDEDNTAQCPQCSFTFCGFCKELWHPGKQCLTPEQKLQRRKASGRMTEKEVAQELLNIKELYKDVRLCPNCRIAIAKSEGCNKMVCSNCGQFFCFRCGKAIAGYDHFRNCRLFEARDTAEWEREMDQLQFGNQMRNMLKPLGAVVRCPRCREKTFKDDEKFVFCWACRASICTLCKQTVEDKRLKRGHWGSPDCVRLAES, from the exons ATGGCGACAGCTTCCGTCGGCGCCACGACATCGCGAGCGCTCGAACCCCAGAgcgacccctcccccaagttctTATCCgaggcatcctcctcctcgtcgtcgtcctcgtcgcgggCCGCAGAGGCAGAGGCGAGGCAGGTGTGGTGCCACGACGGCGCCGATGCGGACGTGCTCGACCTGGACTCCCCGTGGGTcgcggcggccgaggcggagtCGAGGCTCGAGGAAGCCGCCATGGACGCGGCTGCGGCGGGACTGCGCCTTCATGCTGTGGGCGAGGCTGACGAGATACGAAACAACCAGGAGCGACAGGACGACGAG CTGATGGCACTGGAAGCAATATACGGGGATGACCTCGTTGAACTAGAAAACAAAGGAGGGCTCCGATATTTCCAG ATTTTCATACGCTACGATCTTCATGATGATGCTGAAGTGTGTGCCAAGCTTTCTTCAGCTAACAAGAAAACAAAATGTGGAGCGTGTCCTGATGATGATGCAACAAAAGAACATAATGTTGGATCAGATGACTTCTCTTACACCTGCAACTTTGAGTACCTTCCTCCTTTGATACTGACATGCCTATTTCCAAAGTCATATCCTAGCAAAGAGCCACCATATTTTACAGTCACCTCTAAATGGATGGATGAGCCTAATGTTTCCCAACTTTGTGAGATGCTTGACACCATCTGGGCAGAGCTGACAGGACAGGAAGTGGTATATCAATGGGTTGAGTGGATACACAACTCTTCTTTGTTACATCTCTGGTTTGATGGCAAGATAATGTTAGGTCAAGACACTCCAACATATAGAAGAGACAGACGTGCAATCTCGAGAAGTCTCCCGTTGGAGTCTACGATCCCTTCCATGCTCACTTACAGTAGTAAGAAACACTATCAAGCTTTTCTTGATGATCTCCATACGTGCATGATATGCCTTAACCAGACCAAAG GTTCCAACTTCATCAAGCTTCCATGTCACCACTTGTTTTGCATGAAGTGCATGGAGACGTTATGCAGCATGCATGTGAAGGAAGGCACTTTATTTCAGTTAGTATGCCCCGACGCCAAGTGCAATACTTCCATTCCACACTACTTGTTAAAGAGGCTTCTTAACGAAGAAGAATTTGAACGTTGGGATAGACTTGCTCTTGAGAAAGCATTAGACTCGATGGCGGACGTGGTTTACTGCCCAAAGTGTGTGATTGCTTGTGTGGAAGATGAGGATAACACTGCACAATGCCCGCAATGTTCGTTTACCTTTTGCGGCTTTTGCAAGGAATTATGGCATCCAGGAAAGCAGTGTCTAACTCCAGAACAGAAACTCCAGCGCCGGAAG GCGTCAGGCAGGATGACTGAGAAGGAGGTGGCACAGGAACTGCTGAACATCAAAGAGTTGTACAAGGATGTTCGGTTATGTCCAAATTGCAGAATTGCCATCGCCAAGAGTGAAGGCTGCAACAAAATGGTGTGTAGTAACTGTGGCCAGTTTTTTTGCTTCCGTTGCGGCAAGGCAATCGCTGGCTACGATCATTTCAG GAACTGTCGACTATTTGAGGCTAGAGATACGGCGGAGTGGGAGAGGGAGATGGACCAACTGCAATTTGGAAACCAGATGCGGAATATGTTAAAGCCATTAGGTGCCGTCGTGAGATGTCCAAGGTGCCGCGAAAAGACCTTCAAG GATGATGAGAAATTTGTCTTCTGCTGGGCGTGCCGAGCAAGCATTTGCACACTATGCAAACAGACAGTTGAGGATAAGAGGCTGAAGCGAGGGCACTGGGGGTCGCCGGATTGTGTGAGGCTTGCTGAATCATAG